In Enterobacter sp. 638, a single window of DNA contains:
- a CDS encoding LysR substrate-binding domain-containing protein: MEKNGLFSQRIRLRHLHTFVAVAQQGTLGRAAETLNLSQPALSKTLNELEQLTGTRLFNRGRLGAQLTLVGEQFLTHAVKVLDALNTAGQALNRKDSQDTDVVRVGALPTAALGILPAAIGQFHKQQKNTTLQVATMNNTMLLSGLKSGELDLGIGRMSDPELMVGLNYELLFLESLKLVVRPGHPLLRDTVTLSRVMEWPVVVSPKGTAPRHNAEVMLQMQGCTLPSGCIETLSASLSRQLTVDYDYVWFVPSGAVKEDLRQGCLTALPVASPGAGEPIGILTRVDIPLSSGAQSLLSAIRKSMPI, from the coding sequence ATGGAAAAAAATGGTTTGTTTAGTCAGCGCATACGTTTGCGCCATTTGCACACTTTTGTGGCCGTCGCTCAACAGGGAACGCTGGGGCGTGCGGCTGAAACTCTTAATCTTAGCCAGCCAGCGCTCTCAAAAACACTGAATGAACTGGAACAACTGACCGGAACACGTTTGTTTAATCGTGGCCGTCTTGGCGCACAGCTGACGCTGGTGGGTGAGCAGTTTTTAACGCATGCCGTCAAAGTACTAGACGCCCTGAACACTGCGGGTCAGGCACTGAATCGCAAAGACAGTCAGGATACCGACGTGGTCCGTGTGGGGGCATTGCCCACGGCGGCGCTCGGCATTTTGCCTGCCGCCATCGGCCAGTTTCATAAGCAGCAAAAAAACACCACGCTGCAAGTAGCCACCATGAACAACACCATGCTGCTGTCGGGGCTTAAATCCGGCGAACTGGATCTAGGGATTGGCCGCATGTCTGACCCGGAGCTTATGGTCGGTCTTAATTATGAACTTTTGTTCCTGGAATCACTGAAGCTGGTGGTACGCCCTGGGCACCCTTTATTACGTGACACCGTCACGTTAAGCCGCGTCATGGAATGGCCGGTAGTCGTTTCCCCAAAAGGCACCGCTCCGCGCCACAACGCGGAAGTCATGCTCCAGATGCAGGGCTGCACATTACCGTCGGGCTGTATCGAAACGCTTTCGGCGTCGCTTTCTCGCCAGTTGACGGTGGACTATGACTACGTCTGGTTTGTCCCTTCAGGCGCGGTGAAAGAGGATTTACGTCAGGGCTGTTTGACGGCGCTCCCGGTGGCATCGCCAGGCGCGGGTGAGCCTATCGGCATCCTGACGCGCGTTGATATCCCACTTTCTTCGGGCGCGCAGTCGCTTCTCAGCGCCATCCGCAAATCCATGCCTATCTGA
- a CDS encoding VOC family protein — protein sequence MANTITADDIREHFSQAMSAMYQQEVPQYGTLLELVADVNLAVLENNPHLHEQLANADELARLNVERHGAIRVGSAKELSTLRRMFAIMGMHPVSYYDLSQAGVPVHSTAFRPIDDDALSRNPFRVFTSLLRLELIENVALRERAADILARRTIFTPRCLELIDLHESEGRFTEVQSREFVQEALETFRWHSHALVDQETYLALHNEHRLIADVVCFPGCHINHLTPRTLDIDRVQELMPKYGIEPKIVIEGPPRRDVPVLLRQTSFKALEEPVLFAGEHRGTHTARFGEIEQRGVALTPKGRALYDRLLGEAGTGRDNLTHQLHLREVFQAFPDSEMFLRRQELAYFRYRLTPAGESHRQAFRPGDDPQPLIERGWVVAQPIVYEDFLPVSAAGIFQSNLGNETQARSHGNSSQAAFEIALGCAVNDEFTLYQQAEERSKRRCGLL from the coding sequence ATGGCGAACACCATCACGGCTGATGATATTCGGGAACACTTTTCGCAGGCTATGTCAGCGATGTACCAGCAGGAAGTTCCGCAGTACGGCACATTGCTGGAACTGGTTGCAGATGTGAATCTGGCGGTACTGGAAAATAATCCGCACTTACATGAACAACTCGCGAATGCTGATGAACTGGCGCGGCTGAATGTCGAGCGTCACGGCGCGATCCGCGTTGGCAGCGCAAAGGAACTCTCCACGTTACGCCGGATGTTTGCCATTATGGGGATGCATCCCGTCAGCTATTACGATCTCTCACAGGCAGGCGTGCCGGTGCATTCAACGGCGTTTCGTCCCATTGATGACGATGCGTTGTCGCGAAATCCCTTCCGGGTATTCACCTCATTGCTCCGACTGGAGCTTATAGAAAACGTGGCGCTGCGTGAACGTGCTGCGGATATTCTGGCCCGGCGCACCATTTTTACCCCGCGCTGTCTGGAACTGATTGATCTGCATGAGTCAGAAGGCCGTTTTACGGAAGTTCAGTCGCGCGAGTTTGTTCAGGAAGCGCTGGAAACGTTCCGCTGGCACAGCCATGCGCTTGTCGACCAGGAAACGTATCTAGCGCTGCACAATGAGCATCGGCTTATCGCCGATGTGGTGTGTTTCCCCGGATGCCATATTAACCATCTGACGCCGCGCACTTTAGATATTGATCGGGTGCAGGAGTTGATGCCGAAATACGGTATTGAGCCGAAAATCGTGATTGAAGGTCCACCGCGTCGCGACGTGCCGGTCTTATTGCGGCAGACCAGTTTTAAAGCGCTGGAAGAGCCGGTGCTCTTTGCCGGAGAACATCGCGGAACGCATACCGCCCGTTTTGGCGAGATCGAACAGCGTGGGGTGGCGTTAACGCCAAAAGGCCGCGCGCTTTACGATCGTTTACTGGGCGAAGCGGGAACAGGTAGGGACAATCTGACGCATCAGCTACATTTGCGCGAAGTGTTCCAGGCATTCCCGGACAGCGAAATGTTCCTGCGCCGACAGGAATTAGCCTATTTCCGCTACCGACTGACGCCTGCGGGCGAATCGCACCGCCAGGCATTCCGCCCAGGTGATGACCCGCAACCACTGATTGAGCGCGGGTGGGTCGTGGCGCAGCCGATTGTTTATGAAGATTTCCTGCCGGTCAGTGCGGCAGGGATTTTCCAGTCGAATCTTGGCAATGAAACTCAGGCGCGGAGCCATGGGAATTCCAGCCAGGCGGCATTCGAAATCGCCCTGGGTTGTGCAGTCAACGATGAATTTACGCTGTATCAGCAGGCGGAAGAGCGCAGTAAACGCCGTTGTGGTTTGCTCTGA
- a CDS encoding carboxylesterase/lipase family protein: MEHSSFPVVDTCQGRLVGFTDEDVHVWCGIPYAAPPVGELRWRSPQPPVAWQDVRQASTFSASSWQNSEYCRELGGGDPGQFSEDCLYLNVWSPGKREAPLPVMVWLHGGGFTIGAGGLPPYNGKALARRYVVVVTLNYRLGHLGFFAHPALCDDEDRIVHNFALLDHIAALQWVRDNIAAFGGDPSNITLFGESAGARSVLSLLTSPLAKGLFHKAIVQSGYTLPDTPREDALQKGEAVAAHFGLPNATAEQLRAIPAHAFWSLEAPLNVAPTPIVGDCVLPEPMLDIFFAARQHPVPVMIGSNSDEASVMAVFGIDLAGQIQKLRRERRFGLGVIKLLYPGVKGDEELGRQVCRDMAFTTMGFVVMQAQQRVGEPCWRYWFDYVAEAEHATYLNGAWHGNEIPYVFDTLNQIEPSRQYVNERDLAFAAQVADYWVSFAHHANRTCDALHGPVRWPASRKGRDVLLRLGVNKHAGFKLEYRFMRARMSLFKRVMKHHVSLD; this comes from the coding sequence ATGGAACATTCATCTTTCCCGGTGGTTGATACGTGTCAGGGCCGTTTAGTCGGTTTTACTGATGAAGATGTTCATGTCTGGTGCGGTATTCCCTATGCTGCTCCGCCTGTCGGTGAGTTGCGCTGGCGCTCACCGCAGCCTCCTGTGGCCTGGCAGGACGTTCGTCAGGCCAGCACATTTTCTGCGTCAAGCTGGCAAAACAGCGAGTACTGCCGGGAGCTAGGCGGCGGGGACCCCGGTCAATTCTCAGAAGATTGCCTGTACCTGAACGTTTGGTCTCCGGGCAAACGCGAAGCGCCGCTGCCGGTGATGGTCTGGCTGCACGGCGGCGGTTTTACGATTGGCGCAGGCGGATTGCCACCCTATAACGGCAAGGCGCTGGCGCGTCGGTATGTGGTGGTTGTGACGCTGAACTATCGGCTGGGACATCTGGGGTTCTTTGCCCATCCCGCGCTTTGCGACGACGAAGATCGCATTGTGCATAACTTTGCGCTGCTCGATCACATCGCCGCCCTTCAATGGGTGCGCGACAATATTGCTGCATTTGGTGGTGATCCGAGCAATATTACGCTGTTTGGGGAATCCGCCGGGGCCCGCAGCGTGCTGTCCTTGCTCACTTCGCCGCTGGCAAAAGGGCTGTTCCACAAAGCGATCGTGCAGAGCGGTTATACCTTGCCCGATACACCGCGCGAGGATGCGCTGCAAAAAGGTGAAGCGGTGGCAGCGCATTTTGGCCTGCCGAACGCGACGGCGGAACAGCTGCGTGCCATACCTGCGCACGCGTTCTGGTCACTTGAGGCCCCGCTGAATGTGGCACCGACACCGATTGTGGGCGACTGCGTGTTGCCCGAACCAATGCTGGATATCTTTTTTGCTGCGCGCCAGCATCCCGTTCCGGTGATGATTGGCTCAAACAGCGATGAAGCGAGCGTGATGGCTGTCTTCGGGATCGACCTTGCCGGACAAATCCAAAAGTTACGACGTGAGCGCCGGTTTGGCCTAGGGGTGATCAAATTGCTTTATCCTGGCGTAAAAGGGGATGAAGAGTTGGGCCGACAGGTGTGTCGCGATATGGCGTTTACCACGATGGGTTTTGTCGTGATGCAGGCGCAACAGCGAGTGGGCGAGCCGTGCTGGCGCTACTGGTTTGATTATGTCGCCGAGGCGGAACACGCAACCTACTTAAACGGCGCGTGGCACGGTAATGAAATTCCGTATGTGTTTGACACGTTAAATCAGATTGAGCCGTCGCGGCAATATGTGAACGAGCGCGATCTGGCGTTTGCGGCCCAAGTGGCCGATTACTGGGTTAGCTTCGCGCATCACGCAAACCGCACCTGTGATGCGCTTCATGGTCCGGTCCGCTGGCCAGCTTCCCGAAAAGGACGCGATGTGCTTTTGCGCCTCGGTGTGAATAAACATGCAGGTTTTAAGCTGGAATACCGCTTCATGCGCGCCCGGATGAGCCTGTTTAAACGCGTTATGAAGCACCATGTGAGTCTGGATTGA
- a CDS encoding LysR family transcriptional regulator — translation MSRRTFPHNSVDAFLITARHLNLTHAAKELCLTQGAVSRKIATLESWFGFALFERHARGLRLSPQGSALLPDLQAAFEHLLTVAEQARAQQTVVRLKVPTCAMRWLIPRLIQVEREQPELQIALTTTTDHTVNFKTESYDAAIVFGTHLSAGDLLFEEALTPVMSPQRTGSALDTLTFLHPTRDKTDWSLWLSRQENVALVMHKNQHFDTMDLAITAAMQGLGMAIADETLVEEDIRAGRLARPFNTSVKTGASYRLLLRDSHGKTAGLAAFRACLLNPDSHGAS, via the coding sequence ATGTCGCGTCGTACCTTTCCGCACAATTCTGTAGACGCATTTCTGATCACCGCGCGTCACCTGAATCTCACTCACGCCGCAAAAGAGCTGTGCCTGACCCAGGGTGCCGTCAGCCGTAAAATCGCGACGCTGGAATCCTGGTTCGGCTTTGCGCTGTTTGAGCGGCATGCTCGCGGGCTGCGACTTTCCCCCCAGGGCAGCGCCCTGCTTCCTGACTTACAGGCGGCCTTTGAACACTTACTCACCGTGGCGGAACAAGCGCGCGCCCAACAAACCGTCGTGCGCTTGAAAGTGCCGACATGTGCGATGCGCTGGCTGATCCCCCGACTGATTCAGGTCGAACGTGAGCAGCCTGAACTGCAAATCGCCCTCACCACCACGACCGACCATACGGTGAATTTTAAAACGGAATCCTATGATGCCGCGATCGTGTTTGGTACGCATTTAAGCGCTGGCGATCTGCTTTTTGAGGAGGCCCTGACGCCGGTGATGAGCCCACAGCGAACGGGTTCGGCTTTGGATACGCTGACGTTCCTCCATCCGACCCGCGACAAAACCGACTGGTCACTGTGGCTCTCCAGACAAGAAAACGTCGCGCTGGTGATGCACAAAAACCAACACTTCGACACAATGGATTTGGCGATCACCGCCGCGATGCAAGGCCTTGGTATGGCCATTGCTGATGAAACGCTGGTAGAAGAAGATATTCGCGCCGGACGGCTGGCACGCCCGTTTAACACCAGCGTTAAAACCGGCGCAAGCTATCGGCTGTTGTTACGCGATTCTCATGGCAAGACAGCCGGGCTGGCAGCCTTTCGCGCCTGCTTACTCAATCCAGACTCACATGGTGCTTCATAA
- the ompC gene encoding porin OmpC has product MKRKVLAIVIPALMAAGAAHAAEIYNKDGNKLDLYGKVDGLHYFSDNTSADGDQSYVRLGFKGETQISDQLTGFGQWEYNVQANNTEGSENQSWTRLGFAGLKFGDYGSFDYGRNYGVLYDVEGWTDMLPEFGGDTYSQSDIYMTSRANGVATYRNTNFYGLVDGLSFALQYQGNNEDSGNGNEGTNNGRDVRHENGDGFGISTTYDFGMGISAGAAYASSDRTNAQQNDSSAYMADGEKADAWTAGLKYDANNIYLATMYSETRNMTSYGTFDEDHTGGVANKTQNVEVTAQYQFDFGLRPAISYLQSKGKDLTYNGANTDQDLVKYVDVGATYYFNKNMSTYVDYKINLLDSDDQFYKDAGIATDDVVALGLVYQF; this is encoded by the coding sequence ATGAAAAGAAAAGTTCTGGCAATTGTCATTCCCGCTCTCATGGCTGCAGGCGCCGCTCACGCCGCGGAGATTTATAATAAAGACGGCAACAAACTCGATCTGTACGGTAAAGTCGACGGGCTGCACTATTTCTCTGACAACACGTCGGCAGATGGCGACCAGTCCTATGTCCGTCTGGGTTTCAAAGGTGAAACGCAGATCAGCGACCAGTTGACGGGCTTCGGCCAGTGGGAATACAACGTTCAGGCCAACAATACCGAGGGTTCTGAAAACCAGTCATGGACTCGTCTTGGCTTCGCCGGTCTGAAGTTTGGCGACTACGGCTCATTTGATTATGGCCGTAACTATGGCGTGCTGTATGACGTGGAAGGCTGGACCGATATGCTGCCTGAGTTCGGCGGCGATACGTATTCCCAGTCCGACATTTACATGACCAGCCGCGCAAACGGCGTTGCCACCTATCGCAATACCAACTTCTACGGTCTGGTGGATGGCCTGAGCTTTGCCCTGCAGTATCAGGGTAATAACGAAGACTCAGGCAACGGTAACGAAGGCACCAATAATGGCCGCGATGTCCGTCATGAGAATGGCGACGGTTTTGGTATTTCCACCACCTATGATTTCGGGATGGGGATCAGTGCAGGCGCAGCCTATGCGTCCTCCGATCGTACCAACGCACAACAAAATGACAGCAGCGCCTATATGGCGGATGGCGAAAAAGCTGATGCCTGGACTGCGGGTCTGAAATACGACGCCAATAATATCTATTTGGCCACAATGTATTCCGAAACCCGTAACATGACCTCTTACGGTACTTTTGACGAAGACCACACTGGCGGCGTTGCAAATAAAACGCAGAACGTCGAAGTCACCGCGCAATATCAATTCGATTTCGGTCTTCGTCCGGCGATTTCCTACCTGCAATCCAAAGGCAAGGATTTGACATACAACGGCGCAAATACCGATCAGGATCTGGTTAAATATGTTGATGTGGGTGCAACCTATTATTTCAACAAAAACATGTCCACTTATGTTGATTATAAAATCAACCTGCTGGATAGCGACGACCAATTCTATAAAGACGCCGGTATCGCAACGGATGACGTTGTGGCGTTAGGTCTGGTTTATCAGTTCTAA
- a CDS encoding pyridoxal phosphate-dependent aminotransferase, with the protein MTLRTPVHTRSKLPDVGTTIFTVIGQLSAQHNAINLSQGAPNFSCDPNLIAGVTRAMEAGHNQYAAMTGLPPLKERIVDKIATLYGTRYDANTEVLITASASEGLYSAISGLVHPGDEVIYFEPSFDSYAPIVRLQGATPVAIKLTVPEFAVDWDEVRAAVTSRTRMIIINTPHNPSGQVFSAEDLHQLAAITQNTDIIILSDEVYEHVVFDEKPHHGMATHPQLAERSVIISSFGKTYHVTGWRVGYCVAPAELMDEICKVHQFLMFSADTPMQYAFAEHMADPQTWLSLSAFYQRKRDLLQNLLADSPFKLLPSAGSFFLLADYSHFSEESDSEMVKRLITECGVATIPLSAFYADGTDNKLIRLSFAKDEATLRAGAQALCRVKPR; encoded by the coding sequence ATGACGTTACGTACCCCTGTGCATACCCGTTCTAAACTGCCTGATGTGGGCACGACGATTTTTACTGTGATTGGCCAGCTATCAGCCCAACACAATGCCATCAATCTTTCTCAAGGCGCGCCCAACTTTTCCTGTGACCCTAACCTGATCGCTGGCGTAACGCGTGCGATGGAAGCAGGTCATAACCAATATGCGGCGATGACCGGTTTGCCTCCTCTTAAAGAGCGTATCGTGGACAAAATCGCGACGCTTTACGGCACACGCTATGACGCCAACACTGAAGTGTTGATAACCGCCAGCGCCAGTGAAGGGCTTTACTCCGCGATCAGTGGACTGGTACATCCGGGTGATGAAGTTATCTATTTTGAACCGTCTTTTGACAGCTACGCGCCTATCGTGCGGTTGCAGGGCGCTACACCGGTTGCCATCAAGCTGACGGTCCCGGAGTTTGCCGTAGACTGGGACGAAGTTCGTGCGGCAGTCACTAGCCGCACCCGCATGATCATTATTAATACGCCGCACAACCCCAGCGGGCAGGTCTTCTCTGCTGAGGATTTACACCAGCTGGCGGCGATCACCCAAAATACCGACATTATTATTTTGTCTGACGAAGTGTACGAACACGTCGTGTTTGACGAAAAGCCGCATCATGGAATGGCAACGCACCCGCAGCTGGCGGAGCGCAGTGTGATCATTTCATCATTCGGAAAAACCTATCATGTCACCGGCTGGCGCGTGGGGTATTGTGTTGCACCAGCGGAATTGATGGATGAGATTTGCAAAGTGCATCAATTTTTGATGTTTTCTGCCGATACTCCTATGCAATACGCCTTTGCTGAACACATGGCCGATCCGCAAACCTGGCTTTCGCTCTCCGCGTTTTATCAGCGTAAGCGCGATCTGTTGCAAAATTTACTGGCCGACTCGCCGTTTAAATTGCTGCCAAGCGCAGGTTCGTTCTTCCTGCTGGCTGATTACAGCCATTTCAGCGAAGAGAGCGACAGTGAAATGGTCAAACGCCTGATTACCGAATGTGGCGTGGCCACGATTCCGCTTTCGGCGTTTTACGCTGATGGCACAGATAACAAATTGATACGCCTCTCTTTTGCGAAAGATGAGGCGACATTACGGGCAGGTGCGCAGGCCCTGTGTCGGGTTAAACCACGCTAA
- a CDS encoding ABC transporter substrate-binding protein, which translates to MKFNALVVGMGLLCSFSALAATELRYGLEAEYPPFESRNASGELEGFDIDLGKAICKAAELKCSWVETSFDALIPGLMAKKFDAINSAMNITDQRRQSIDFTQPIYRIPSQLVGKAGTGVEATPEGLKGKSIGVLQGSIQETYAKEHWEKHGVTVVSYKDQNMAWGDLLNGRIDASLVMSAAGQAGFLSKPQGKGFGFIGKPVSDDTILGSGIGFGLRKGDEATKKQLDAAIEKVRADGTIDKLAQKYFPGIDVSVK; encoded by the coding sequence ATGAAATTTAACGCGTTAGTTGTCGGCATGGGATTGCTGTGTTCGTTTTCGGCGTTGGCTGCAACGGAGCTTCGCTACGGCCTGGAAGCAGAATATCCACCGTTTGAAAGCCGCAATGCTTCTGGCGAACTGGAAGGGTTCGACATCGATCTCGGCAAGGCGATTTGCAAAGCCGCTGAACTGAAATGCAGCTGGGTCGAAACCTCTTTTGATGCACTGATCCCAGGATTAATGGCTAAAAAATTCGACGCCATTAACTCCGCGATGAACATTACCGATCAGCGTCGGCAGAGCATCGACTTCACCCAACCGATTTATCGCATCCCGTCTCAACTGGTGGGCAAAGCGGGCACCGGTGTAGAAGCCACGCCAGAAGGTTTAAAAGGCAAAAGCATCGGCGTATTGCAGGGTTCCATTCAGGAAACCTATGCAAAGGAGCATTGGGAAAAGCACGGTGTCACCGTGGTGTCGTATAAAGATCAGAATATGGCCTGGGGCGACCTTCTGAATGGCCGTATTGATGCTTCGCTTGTGATGTCAGCGGCCGGGCAGGCAGGTTTCCTGAGCAAACCGCAGGGTAAAGGGTTTGGATTTATCGGCAAACCGGTGTCTGACGACACGATCCTCGGCAGCGGGATCGGTTTTGGGCTGCGCAAAGGTGATGAAGCCACTAAAAAGCAGCTCGATGCGGCCATTGAAAAAGTCCGCGCTGACGGAACGATCGATAAGCTGGCGCAGAAATATTTCCCAGGTATCGATGTCAGCGTAAAATAA
- a CDS encoding glucan biosynthesis protein — protein sequence MNRRRFLQGSLAMAALSGTTGLSTLFSRAAFAADSDIADGQSRRFDFSVLQSMAHDLAQTPWGGAPRPLPNTLATMTPQAYNAIQYDAKQSLWNNIEDRQLDVQFFHMGMGFRRRVRMFSLDSASSQAREIHFRPELFNYNDAGVDTKQLEGQSDLGFAGFRAFKAPELARRDIVSFLGASYFRAVDDTYQYGLSARGLAIDTFTDTPEEFPDFTSFWFETVKPGDTTFTVYTLLDSPSITGAYKFVIHCEKSQVIMEVDNHLYARKDIKQLGISPMTSMFACGNNERRMCDTIHPQIHDSDRLAMWRGNGEWICRPLNNPQKLQFNAYQDKNPKGFGLLQLDRDFSHYQDIMGWYNKRPSLWVEPRNQWGKGSVGLMEIPTTGETLDNVVCFWQPEKPVKAGDELDFKYRLYWSAQPPVRSPLANVYATRTGMGGFPEGWAPGENYPKTWARRFAIDFVGGDLKAAAPKGIEPVITLSNGEARQVEILYVEPFDGYRILFDWYPTNDSTDPIDMRMFLRCQGDAISETWLYQYFPPAPDKRVYVDDRVMR from the coding sequence ATGAATCGCAGACGTTTTTTACAGGGCTCGCTGGCAATGGCCGCACTGAGCGGTACAACCGGACTCTCAACGCTCTTTTCCCGCGCGGCCTTTGCCGCAGATTCCGATATTGCCGACGGTCAGAGTCGTCGCTTTGACTTCTCCGTTCTGCAATCCATGGCGCACGATCTGGCGCAAACTCCGTGGGGTGGTGCGCCGCGTCCACTGCCAAATACGCTGGCGACCATGACGCCGCAGGCATATAACGCCATTCAATACGATGCGAAACAGTCGCTGTGGAACAATATTGAAGACCGTCAGCTGGACGTGCAATTCTTCCATATGGGAATGGGTTTTCGCCGCCGGGTAAGAATGTTCTCGCTGGATTCCGCCTCGTCCCAGGCGCGTGAAATTCATTTCCGTCCTGAATTGTTTAACTACAACGATGCGGGTGTGGATACGAAACAGCTCGAAGGGCAAAGCGACTTAGGGTTTGCCGGGTTCCGCGCGTTCAAAGCGCCCGAACTGGCGCGTCGCGATATCGTCTCGTTCCTTGGCGCGAGCTATTTCCGTGCGGTAGATGACACGTATCAGTACGGTCTTTCCGCGCGCGGTCTGGCGATTGATACCTTTACGGATACGCCCGAAGAGTTCCCTGATTTCACCTCGTTCTGGTTTGAAACCGTGAAACCGGGCGATACCACCTTTACCGTCTACACGCTGCTCGACAGCCCAAGTATCACTGGCGCATATAAATTCGTGATTCATTGCGAGAAGAGCCAGGTGATCATGGAGGTGGATAACCACCTGTATGCACGTAAAGATATCAAACAGCTCGGCATTTCTCCGATGACCAGTATGTTTGCCTGCGGCAATAACGAGCGTCGCATGTGCGATACCATTCACCCGCAAATCCACGACTCCGATCGTCTGGCGATGTGGCGTGGGAATGGGGAATGGATTTGCCGTCCGCTGAATAATCCTCAGAAATTACAGTTCAACGCTTACCAGGACAAAAACCCGAAAGGCTTTGGTCTCCTCCAGCTCGACCGCGATTTCTCCCACTATCAGGACATCATGGGCTGGTACAACAAGCGCCCGAGTCTGTGGGTTGAACCGCGCAACCAGTGGGGCAAAGGCAGCGTAGGCCTGATGGAGATCCCGACCACGGGTGAAACGCTGGATAACGTTGTGTGCTTCTGGCAGCCAGAAAAACCAGTGAAAGCGGGCGACGAGCTGGACTTCAAATATCGCCTGTACTGGAGCGCGCAGCCGCCGGTTCGTTCTCCGCTGGCAAATGTGTATGCCACGCGGACGGGGATGGGCGGCTTCCCGGAAGGCTGGGCACCGGGCGAAAACTACCCGAAAACCTGGGCGCGTCGTTTTGCCATTGATTTCGTTGGCGGTGATTTAAAGGCCGCCGCGCCGAAAGGTATCGAACCGGTGATTACGCTCTCTAACGGTGAAGCGCGCCAGGTTGAAATCCTTTATGTTGAACCGTTCGATGGCTATCGCATTTTGTTCGACTGGTACCCAACAAACGATTCAACCGATCCGATCGACATGCGTATGTTCCTGCGCTGTCAGGGCGATGCGATCAGCGAAACCTGGCTGTATCAGTATTTCCCGCCTGCGCCTGACAAACGTGTCTATGTTGATGACCGCGTAATGCGCTAA
- the rimL gene encoding 50S ribosomal protein L7/L12-serine acetyltransferase — translation MPSEIITVTDRLELRAVDERYTTELHNLVIKNKTWLQMAFDWAQHIGSEDDTRRNVQSNQMLHQRGYAKMFLIIQDEALKGVLSFNAIEPTNKTGYIGYWLDKASQGQGILSQSLQAFMRYYVERGEIRRFVIKCRVANAQSNCVAIRNGFALEGCLKEAEYLNGEFDDVNTYAKIIRSQSAQ, via the coding sequence ATTCCATCTGAAATCATCACCGTGACAGACCGCCTCGAACTGCGGGCGGTAGATGAGCGTTACACGACCGAACTGCATAACCTGGTTATCAAAAATAAAACCTGGCTACAGATGGCATTTGACTGGGCGCAGCACATAGGTAGTGAAGACGATACGCGCAGAAATGTGCAGAGCAATCAGATGCTGCACCAGCGTGGTTACGCGAAAATGTTTCTGATTATTCAGGATGAAGCGTTGAAAGGCGTGCTCTCGTTCAATGCGATCGAGCCGACCAACAAGACGGGCTACATCGGCTATTGGCTGGATAAAGCCAGTCAGGGCCAGGGCATTCTTTCGCAGTCTTTACAGGCGTTTATGCGTTATTACGTAGAACGTGGCGAAATCCGGCGCTTCGTCATTAAATGCCGTGTCGCGAACGCGCAGAGTAACTGCGTTGCAATACGCAACGGGTTTGCGCTGGAAGGGTGCCTGAAGGAAGCCGAGTATTTGAACGGTGAGTTCGATGATGTGAACACTTACGCGAAAATTATTCGCTCACAGAGCGCCCAATAG